A region of Ovis canadensis isolate MfBH-ARS-UI-01 breed Bighorn chromosome 19, ARS-UI_OviCan_v2, whole genome shotgun sequence DNA encodes the following proteins:
- the PROK2 gene encoding prokineticin-2 produces MRSPRCARLLLLLLLLPPLLLTPPSGDAAVITGACDRDPQCGGGMCCAVSIWVKSIRICTPMGKVGDSCHPMTRKVPFFGRRMHHTCPCLPGLACSRTSFNRYTCLARK; encoded by the exons ATGAGAAGCCCGCGCTGCGCCCGCCTGCTGCTCCTActcctgctgctgccgccgctgctgctcacACCTCCCTCCGGCGACGCCGCGGTCATCACCGGG GCCTGCGACAGGGACCCCCAGTGTGGTGGAGGCATGTGCTGTGCTGTTAGTATCTGGGTTAAGAGCATACGGATTTGCACACCGATGGGCAAAGTGGGAGACAGTTGCCATCCGATGACTCGTAAA gttCCGTTTTTTGGGCGGAGAATGCATCACACGTGTCCATGCCTGCCCGGCTTGGCCTGTTCACGGACATCGTTTAACCGATATACTTGTTTAGCCCGGAAGTAA